GTACAGCACATTGCTTGTCACGGCGCTTAGCTTTACATCCTGTGGCAAAAAGGAAACTGCCACGGATACGGAAACAAATACCACTACTGAATCTGTTGAAACTGAGCAGGACGGTGATTTGGATAAAGGAGTGCGCGATACTGTTGTAGAAGATAACGATACCGTAGTAAAAATGGGCAGGCAGGAAAACCCGGCCCCAGCACAGGAACAAGTACCATAAAAACATCTGTCTATAAAAAAGGCGGCCATTTTAAAGTGGCCGCCTTTTTGTTTTTAGAACGAGAACTGCATCCGGTAGCGCTCGTATTGCTCCGCCGAAGGCCGCGGCCAGAAAAAGCTCCCCGCGGGTCCGGCAACAAAATGCATTGCCATATCGGCGAGCATCCTTCCGCTGGTCTCATTAAGGTGTATGGTATCTGTGGTCAGGGCTAGCCCGTAACGTTCTGATATATTGTTCCAGTCTTCCCGAAGCAATACCCTTCTTATGGCTGCCTTCGCCAAAAGCCCAAGCCCCTTTTGGAATGGTACAGGCTGCGATGGTGGATTTTGCATGAGGTATCCGGTCATTTTACCGTTGAGGTCCAATAACTCTGTTTCGTATTCGTTGCTGATGCGTTCAATCACGGCATTGTACTTTGCAACCATTGCATTCGACTCATGCGTGAGGTCTTCACCCAGGACCGGTAGTGTACACAGCGCTATTTTGGCATTGGTATATTGCTGCAGCTTTGTTACGATTACTTCGAGATTTTCGGCATACCATTCCAAAGTCGGTTGCTGTGGAAGCGAAAGGTTCCTTTTATACCTTTTGGTATTGGCATGGGTCATTACGGCATTAACATCGTTGGTGCCAATGAGTATAATGATATAGTCAGGTCTTAACGCTATAACTTCGTCTACCCTCAGTAAGGTATTATAGGCCAATTCGCCGTTTTTGCCGAAATTAATGAATTGATAATCCTTAAGGTCATGGGCGGCTGCCAATTGCCCTATCCAGTCGTAGCTGAATGTACCTTTGGTGATGCTGTCACCAAGGCAGGCGACTTTAACTCTTTCCATTTTTTGATTGATGATACTCACTGACGTGCAGCGAGGTGATGATTGATGATTGATTGGTGCAAAGATAAAATGGTTTAAACTTCTGACAAAAGAAAATTAAACAAATGTTTAATCTTTTATTCTACTTTTTTTCTTCAGGCTGATTATGAATAGGACGAATGGGGTGGGGAATTGTTACCGGAAATTTTAAATTTTCCGAAAATACCTTAACGCAAAGGGCCCGTCAGCAAATTGCAGACAGGCCCAACCTAATAACGAGTATGAAACGTTATTTTATATTATTGATGGAAAGTGAATTTCCCTGTGCCGGAATGCTTCAGGTCGGTTTCAGAAGGTTCGCCTGCAAATGCGATGTTGCCTGAGCCGCTTATCCTGCCTTTCAGCTTTTTAGAGCTGTTGGCCTCTACATCGCCCGCTCCCGACACGACGGCATTTACATTGGGCGCTTTCAGGTCATATGCTTTTATGATGCCCGAACCTACAACCTTGCATTCAAAGCTTTGTGCCTGGCCATCAATTTTGATCTCTCCCGAGCCAAGCACGCAGGCCTCTACATTGTCGGTATTTACAGATACGTTTATCGAGCCACAGCCGTCAAGGAGTAGCTTGATGTCATTCTTCACCCGGTTCTTTACATTGATGCTGCCGCTGCCTTTAAGGAAAACTTCGCTCAATGCATTTACAGGCACTTTGATGGTGATCTTGCGGTTGCGGGATGGTGTAAGGAATTTGTCGTTCTCGGAGCCGATGAAGAGTGTGCCGTTTTTTACTTCGGTAGTAACAAGCGGAAGCAGGTTTTCTTCGCCTTCCATGCTAAGGGTGCCGGTGTCGCCCGATATAAGGCTCACCTCAAAATTACCGGTTACTTTGATTTTGCTGTAGTCAGGGCCTATTTTCCTTTTCTCTTTGGTGGTATCACCGTTGCCTTGTACCGCTTCTTTTTTTTCCTGGGCTGCTACCGTTAGGGTAAAGCAAAGCCCTGCTAAAAACATTACTGCTTTTTTCATAATAATTGTTCGTTTTTTTTCCTGCCTTACGGCAAGGATTGATTATTGATTGATTTAAATATTCCCTGTGATGAGCAGGTATTTTTTTGATGATTGAACCCCTGTGGGCATTGATTACTTTATAGACGCACCCACGCTTAAAATGGTTGCATCATTATTTATATTTTTTTCTATTAACCTTTAGTCAGGTTGATATCACCATATTCATTTTTGATGAAGATCCTGTTTACGCCGGCGTTTTTATAATAACCCTTATAATAAAGCTTATTGTCTTTTTCTTTTTTATCACTAATCCTGAATCCTGATAAACCCCGTATGCCGCCATATTCAGTGCTCAATTCAAAGTCAAATGGCGCAGCATCATTATAGGTGATATTAACGGCAGAGTAAGTGGCGTTAATCGCTATGTTCTTCACATCATTGTCCATACCGCCTATTCGTACTTCGCCATAGTTGCAGGTTGTGTTAAAGATTCCCGTTACATACCCGAAGCGCAGGGCAGAATAATCGCCGCCGCCGGTTATCTTGCCGCCTTTTTTAATGTTGAGGTCGCCATATTCTGTTTTATAGGTTATGTCCTGTACTTCGCCTATATTCATGCCGGTATACTGGCCTTTTAGTTTCAGGGAGCCGGCTTTTGTAAGGCTGAAGCCCGAGTACTGCACATTCACATCAGCCGACTTTATATAATTGATTTTCGATGTACCGCTGTATTGCAGGTTAATGGAATTCATGTCGCTGTTCAGCTCATCTATCGATAGGTCACCATACTGGCAGTTAAGTTGTCCCCGGCCATAAATTTTTCCTACAATGGTATTCCCATACTGGTTACTGATATCTATAGCGCCTTTTTTAGGTATCTTGATGGTGTAGTTTATCTCCATATTGGTATTCCTGCCGGAAAAGTTACCTATTTCGGTCCTTGCCGATACCAGCGCTTTTGTTGCCTCAAAATTAATGGTAATACTGTTCAGCCTTTTGTTTACCAGGTCTTCTTTGTCGCCGCTCACTTTTATTACAACATCTATAACAGTCTGGTCCTGGTCCCAGGAGGTGACATACACACTGCCAAATTGATTGTTAACCCTGAGCCCGGCGTTGTTGTTCACCGAATACGATTTGCTTATTTTCTTTTCCTTTATGATCTTACCGTTCATGGGGCCGTCGCCATCCCAGGCAAAAGCCAGTGCGGGGAGTGCCAGAAGCAGCAGGATTACATTATGTTTGATTGTTCTCATGGTAATTTTGTTTCAGTTTTTTGATGTTTTCAATTTTTACAAGCACGTCTTCCAAAAATGATATCCTTGTCTGCAGGTTGGTTATCATTGCATGGATGAGCTGTTTATTTTCGCCCTTGGCCAGCATCTCTTTAGTGATCTTGTCATAGTCTTTTTCAAGGGCATCCATATGAAGGAGCGCATCTTTTACCAGCATTTTGGTTTCGGGGCTGTCCTCTTTTTCAACTTTGGCAAGCTCTTTTTCTATAATGCCTGCAAAATACATTTGTGTTTCCTGTACTTTCGGCGAAACTTTTGCAACTGCTACATTGGTGTCGGTTTCCGGCTTATACATAGTCCAGATGCCGAACAGTATCAGTATAGCCGCCGCCGTTGGCATGGCCAGCCTGAACAGCATGCCTTTCTTCTTTTTCTTTTTGCTTCCTTCAAGCCTGTCCAAAAAGCGGTCCTGGTGGCCTTTTGTTGGCTCTTCTGTGTCCCACTGCCCGTTAAGGTGTGCAAACAGGTTATCGGTGTTCTCTCTTTCGTTATCCATCATGCATTTAGTTTTTTCAGCAGGCTTTCCTTAGCCCTGCTTATTGTTGTGCGGCAATTGCCGTGTGTAATTCCCATTATGTCGCTTATTTCTTCCTGGTCATAGCCTTCTATGAAGAAAAGGGTGAGCGCAACCCTGTAATTGTCTTTCAGCGACTGTATCGCGGCCATGACCTGCTGTACCTGCATGTTCTGGAAGTCGATCGCAGCTTCTTCTTTGTAGTTGTCATCTTCTACTTTATACAGTACATTATCCAGCGGATCCATGGCATTCTTATTGATCTTCTTATAATTGTCAAGGCTGTGGTTGATCACGATCCTTTTTAGCCATGCCCCGAACGTAACTTCGCCTTTGAATGAATCCAGCTTGGTAAACGCTTTCAGGAACGCCTCCTGCATGATATCTTCTGCCCAATGGCTGTCCTTCACGATACGCAGCGCGGTGTTGTACATAGGTTTATAATACCTGTTGTACACCTCGAACTGCGCATTGCGGCTGCCCTCTTTGCAGAGTTCTATCAATGCATCGATATCCGGATTTGCGTTTGTCAACTTTGAATGCCTGGTTTGATATAATGACTGGAGCCTGCCCTGATTTGTTACAGTTGGCAGTAAAAAAAGTTAATTTTTAAATGTACCAATGTAATGATAATTGCGATAAGTGCCTGAAAATACAGGGACTTTGAAATGAAAAAATAT
Above is a genomic segment from Flavobacterium album containing:
- a CDS encoding SGNH/GDSL hydrolase family protein, translating into MERVKVACLGDSITKGTFSYDWIGQLAAAHDLKDYQFINFGKNGELAYNTLLRVDEVIALRPDYIIILIGTNDVNAVMTHANTKRYKRNLSLPQQPTLEWYAENLEVIVTKLQQYTNAKIALCTLPVLGEDLTHESNAMVAKYNAVIERISNEYETELLDLNGKMTGYLMQNPPSQPVPFQKGLGLLAKAAIRRVLLREDWNNISERYGLALTTDTIHLNETSGRMLADMAMHFVAGPAGSFFWPRPSAEQYERYRMQFSF
- a CDS encoding head GIN domain-containing protein, which gives rise to MKKAVMFLAGLCFTLTVAAQEKKEAVQGNGDTTKEKRKIGPDYSKIKVTGNFEVSLISGDTGTLSMEGEENLLPLVTTEVKNGTLFIGSENDKFLTPSRNRKITIKVPVNALSEVFLKGSGSINVKNRVKNDIKLLLDGCGSINVSVNTDNVEACVLGSGEIKIDGQAQSFECKVVGSGIIKAYDLKAPNVNAVVSGAGDVEANSSKKLKGRISGSGNIAFAGEPSETDLKHSGTGKFTFHQ
- a CDS encoding RNA polymerase sigma factor — translated: MTNANPDIDALIELCKEGSRNAQFEVYNRYYKPMYNTALRIVKDSHWAEDIMQEAFLKAFTKLDSFKGEVTFGAWLKRIVINHSLDNYKKINKNAMDPLDNVLYKVEDDNYKEEAAIDFQNMQVQQVMAAIQSLKDNYRVALTLFFIEGYDQEEISDIMGITHGNCRTTISRAKESLLKKLNA